A single region of the Saprospiraceae bacterium genome encodes:
- a CDS encoding TIGR00266 family protein yields MNAHEIDYQIFGEEMQFVEIELDPFETVIAESGSFMMMDEGIELATIFGDGSHQEQNQGLWGKVLSAGKRLLTGESLFMTAFTHASEGKKRVSFAAPYPGRIIPLDLKEQEGKIICQKDAFLCAAKGVSIGIEFSKKLGRGFFGGEGFIMQKIEGDGLAFLHAGGTIIEKELQIGEVLRIDTGCLVGFTRYVDYDIEMIKGVRNMVFGGEGLFYARLEGPGKVWIQSLPFSRLADRIVAASRQYGGKSKGEGSALGGLGNLLDGDGW; encoded by the coding sequence ATGAATGCACATGAAATAGACTATCAGATTTTTGGAGAGGAGATGCAATTTGTGGAAATAGAACTTGACCCCTTTGAAACGGTCATTGCCGAATCTGGTAGTTTTATGATGATGGATGAAGGTATTGAACTCGCCACGATCTTTGGCGATGGTAGCCATCAAGAACAAAATCAAGGACTTTGGGGTAAAGTGCTGTCAGCGGGCAAACGCCTGCTTACGGGCGAAAGCTTATTTATGACCGCTTTCACCCATGCTAGCGAAGGGAAAAAACGGGTTTCTTTCGCAGCCCCCTATCCTGGCCGAATTATTCCCCTGGATTTAAAAGAACAAGAAGGCAAAATCATTTGCCAAAAAGACGCTTTCCTTTGTGCGGCTAAGGGGGTTTCTATTGGGATTGAATTCAGTAAAAAACTAGGCCGTGGTTTCTTCGGAGGAGAAGGTTTCATTATGCAAAAAATCGAAGGAGATGGTCTGGCCTTCCTTCATGCAGGCGGAACAATAATAGAAAAGGAATTACAAATTGGCGAGGTGTTGCGCATTGATACGGGTTGCTTGGTCGGCTTTACGCGGTATGTCGACTACGATATAGAAATGATCAAAGGGGTTCGCAATATGGTCTTTGGTGGTGAAGGCTTGTTTTATGCCCGCCTGGAAGGTCCTGGAAAGGTGTGGATTCAAAGCTTGCCCTTTAGTCGCTTGGCAGATCGTATTGTCGCTGCTTCTCGGCAATATGGCGGTAAATCTAAAGGAGAAGGTAGTGCTTTAGGCGGTTTGGGAAATTTATTGGATGGAGACGGGTGGTAG
- a CDS encoding M42 family metallopeptidase, producing the protein MINVALLRQICEIPGAPGFEQRIREFIIKEVSPLVDDLWTDNMGNVVAVKKGKSPKKVMVAAHMDEIGFIVTHIDDDGFLRFIPLGGFDPKTLTSQRVLVHGTEDLVGVMGAKPIHLMSPEERNKQVPINDYFIDLGMTKAQVEKIVRVGSPVTRLGALIEMGNCVNSKSLDNRVSVFILIETLRALQHQDVPYDVYGVFTVQEEVGLRGAISASHHIDPDFGLGLDVTIAFDVPGSNGHDAVTYLGKGAAIKILDGSAISDYRMVNYLKKVATDHAIKWQPEILPRGGTDTAGVQRYGKKGSIAGAISIPLRHIHQTIELAHKEDIRDCTALLIASLKEIDQFDWRFSNTGQSSKPSNSFEDLF; encoded by the coding sequence ATGATAAATGTAGCTCTTTTGCGTCAAATTTGCGAAATCCCAGGTGCACCTGGCTTTGAACAGCGCATTCGCGAATTCATTATTAAAGAAGTTAGTCCGCTCGTTGATGATCTATGGACAGATAATATGGGTAATGTCGTTGCTGTAAAAAAAGGAAAATCCCCTAAAAAGGTAATGGTTGCTGCGCATATGGATGAGATAGGTTTTATCGTCACTCATATCGATGATGATGGCTTTTTGCGGTTTATCCCATTGGGTGGATTCGATCCTAAAACGCTTACTTCTCAAAGGGTACTTGTACATGGTACAGAAGACCTGGTAGGGGTAATGGGAGCTAAGCCAATTCATCTTATGAGCCCGGAAGAGCGCAATAAGCAAGTACCCATCAATGACTATTTCATTGATTTGGGGATGACCAAGGCACAGGTCGAAAAAATAGTTAGGGTCGGCTCACCCGTTACCCGCCTTGGCGCTTTGATCGAAATGGGTAACTGTGTCAATAGTAAATCATTAGATAACAGGGTCTCTGTTTTTATTTTGATAGAAACACTCCGTGCGCTTCAGCACCAGGACGTGCCTTATGATGTTTATGGGGTTTTTACGGTTCAGGAAGAGGTGGGTTTGAGAGGGGCTATTTCGGCTTCCCACCATATTGATCCCGATTTCGGCCTTGGCCTGGATGTAACCATCGCTTTTGATGTCCCAGGTTCAAATGGTCATGATGCGGTCACTTATTTGGGGAAAGGAGCAGCTATTAAAATCCTGGATGGCTCTGCCATTAGTGATTACCGTATGGTTAATTACCTCAAAAAGGTAGCGACTGATCATGCCATCAAATGGCAACCCGAGATTTTGCCTCGGGGCGGTACAGATACGGCAGGGGTACAACGGTATGGCAAAAAAGGATCAATTGCCGGAGCTATTTCCATTCCCCTTCGACATATCCACCAAACCATAGAACTCGCCCATAAAGAAGATATTCGGGATTGTACAGCCCTGCTCATCGCTAGCCTAAAAGAAATAGATCAGTTTGATTGGCGTTTCTCAAACACAGGGCAGTCCAGTAAACCCAGTAACAGCTTCGAGGACCTATTTTAG
- a CDS encoding oligosaccharide flippase family protein, whose protein sequence is MSLRRLAKETVIYGGSTVLNKVLNLILVAPYLTRVFEDDQGEYGIHGLMYAFAGFLLVILTYGMETAFFRFGNDEAQRAKVFSTAAISLVVSTFTFVGLIILFSSSIAGFLTQPGDWLYVVYFGLIIGLDTLVAIPFASLRLENRPLRFGFYKMVNVLVNALVMLLLLEVVPRLMSQEEGLGSWYDPNKKLHYVFIANLVASILTFLLFLPYYRKLKGGFDLALWRKMIAYALPLVIVGVAGMINQLADRYFLKEWLPGTFEENKVQLGIYVACIKIAVLMNLFTQGFKFAAEPFFFRNADRANATTIYAQVGQAFTLVGSLAFLGLMLYIDIAKHLIASSYHSGLAIVPVLLMAYLLLGLYYNFAIWYKLKDKTYIGAWIACAGAIITILGNYYLIPRIGLMGAAWSALICFISMCIACYLTGRKYYPIPYPLGRMGAYLGLALAIFWLSDWLRPQLPSLPFRLLVNTGLLLLYLGSIGILEKNGLLKMILKRK, encoded by the coding sequence ATGTCGCTTCGAAGACTTGCTAAAGAAACGGTTATTTATGGTGGTTCTACGGTACTAAATAAGGTGCTCAACCTCATTCTGGTGGCGCCGTATTTAACCAGGGTATTTGAAGATGATCAAGGAGAGTATGGCATACATGGTTTGATGTATGCTTTTGCGGGTTTCTTATTGGTCATTTTAACCTATGGAATGGAAACAGCCTTTTTTCGTTTTGGGAATGATGAAGCACAACGAGCAAAGGTATTTTCTACCGCAGCCATTTCGCTAGTCGTGAGTACATTTACTTTTGTTGGACTTATTATTTTATTTTCTTCTTCGATTGCAGGTTTCCTAACCCAACCAGGGGATTGGTTATATGTTGTTTACTTTGGTTTAATTATAGGTTTGGACACCTTGGTTGCTATTCCTTTTGCCTCCCTTCGTTTAGAAAACCGTCCGCTGCGGTTTGGTTTTTACAAAATGGTTAATGTATTGGTCAATGCATTGGTGATGTTACTCTTGCTAGAGGTAGTGCCACGTCTAATGAGCCAGGAAGAGGGGCTAGGGAGCTGGTATGATCCCAATAAAAAACTACACTATGTCTTTATCGCCAATTTGGTCGCTAGCATATTAACATTTTTACTTTTTTTGCCTTATTATCGAAAATTAAAAGGAGGATTTGATCTGGCACTTTGGCGAAAAATGATAGCCTATGCCTTGCCTTTGGTTATCGTAGGCGTAGCAGGGATGATCAACCAATTGGCAGATCGCTATTTTTTAAAGGAATGGTTGCCAGGTACCTTTGAAGAAAACAAGGTCCAACTTGGCATTTATGTTGCGTGTATCAAGATTGCGGTATTAATGAACCTGTTTACACAAGGTTTCAAATTTGCAGCCGAACCTTTTTTCTTCCGAAATGCTGATAGGGCCAACGCTACGACTATTTATGCCCAGGTCGGACAGGCTTTTACTTTAGTGGGTAGCCTTGCCTTTTTGGGTCTTATGCTATACATTGATATTGCCAAACACCTTATTGCCTCTTCTTATCATTCGGGCTTAGCCATTGTTCCTGTTTTGCTAATGGCATATCTTTTACTCGGACTCTACTACAATTTCGCGATCTGGTACAAGCTCAAGGACAAAACCTATATCGGAGCCTGGATTGCTTGCGCAGGGGCCATCATTACCATTCTGGGGAATTATTATCTTATCCCCAGGATAGGCCTGATGGGAGCAGCCTGGTCGGCCCTTATCTGCTTTATCAGCATGTGTATAGCCTGCTATTTAACTGGTCGCAAGTATTACCCCATTCCCTACCCTTTAGGCCGTATGGGAGCTTATCTTGGATTGGCTTTGGCAATATTTTGGTTGAGCGATTGGCTCCGACCCCAATTGCCTAGTTTGCCCTTTCGGCTGCTGGTGAATACAGGCCTGTTGCTTTTATACCTTGGTTCAATCGGAATATTAGAAAAGAATGGGTTGCTAAAAATGATATTAAAGCGTAAGTAA
- a CDS encoding DUF4294 domain-containing protein — protein sequence MKVSFVLLLVIFGATSSWAQDEGYTLVNGKYFPYTLDECGDTLIMASLEGVSISSPRTFSNEDDQKRYRQYRRYALSVYPYAVEAIKIFREMEYVTNDMKNKDRKKHIRRLHKELKDEFTDPLKKLTKTQGMILMKMIEKELDQSMFHLIKDLRGGFNASYWGTAARMFGHRLKQGYEPGNDAVLDAVLNDLDISYKISRK from the coding sequence ATGAAAGTTTCATTTGTGTTGTTGCTTGTCATATTTGGTGCAACAAGTAGTTGGGCACAAGATGAAGGATATACCCTTGTCAATGGGAAGTACTTCCCTTATACCCTGGATGAGTGTGGAGACACACTTATTATGGCCAGCCTAGAAGGTGTTTCGATATCTTCTCCTAGAACTTTTTCTAATGAAGATGACCAAAAACGGTATCGACAATATCGAAGGTATGCCCTCTCTGTTTATCCTTATGCTGTCGAAGCGATCAAAATCTTCCGCGAAATGGAATATGTCACCAACGATATGAAAAATAAAGATCGCAAAAAACATATCCGCAGGTTGCATAAAGAATTGAAAGATGAATTTACAGATCCACTCAAAAAATTGACCAAAACCCAGGGCATGATCCTCATGAAGATGATCGAAAAGGAATTGGACCAGTCCATGTTCCATTTAATTAAAGACCTTCGAGGTGGTTTTAATGCTTCTTACTGGGGAACAGCTGCCCGGATGTTTGGCCATCGGCTTAAACAAGGCTATGAACCGGGTAACGATGCCGTACTTGATGCCGTACTCAATGACTTGGATATCTCTTATAAAATAAGTCGTAAATAA
- the lpxK gene encoding tetraacyldisaccharide 4'-kinase: protein MRVLLAPFALLYGAGVSLRDLFYRKGLLKGITFNLPVISVGNLSVGGAGKTPHIEYLIRLQKDYLNLATLSRGYSRKTRGFIEVAPHMTAEEVGDEPLQFKRKFPDLLVTVAESRTFGIPKIVQDHPGTQVVLLDDAFQHRSVNPGLNILLTEYDRPFTRDYLLPAGRLREWRSAYQRADIIIVSKCPAVMTSEDRQRLINEIQPLPHQRVYFSYYIYGEPYYIFDPSITVVLEPDVEVLLICAIARTDYLVSYLNEQVGKVRLLEYEDHHYFSKFDISNLRGSYDRMSDVEKVVVLTTEKDAMRLELHRAYLIEHEVPIFALPVEVSFHFEEGEVFDQQVKDFLLNFKV, encoded by the coding sequence ATGAGAGTATTGCTAGCCCCATTTGCTCTTTTATATGGGGCAGGGGTGAGTTTGCGTGATTTGTTCTATCGGAAAGGTTTATTGAAAGGCATCACGTTTAATCTTCCTGTCATCTCCGTTGGAAACTTATCTGTTGGTGGAGCGGGTAAAACGCCACACATTGAGTATCTGATTCGACTTCAGAAAGATTACCTCAACCTGGCCACCCTTAGTCGGGGCTATAGTCGAAAAACACGAGGCTTTATTGAGGTAGCCCCACATATGACAGCCGAAGAGGTTGGAGACGAGCCACTTCAGTTCAAGCGAAAATTTCCCGATTTATTGGTGACGGTAGCGGAGAGTCGGACTTTTGGCATTCCTAAAATTGTTCAAGACCATCCCGGCACACAGGTGGTTTTACTGGATGATGCCTTTCAGCATCGCTCTGTTAACCCTGGTTTAAACATCCTCCTAACCGAATATGATCGGCCTTTTACCCGGGATTATTTGCTTCCGGCTGGACGCCTTCGCGAGTGGCGTTCTGCCTATCAGCGAGCGGACATCATTATCGTTTCGAAATGTCCTGCTGTGATGACAAGCGAAGACAGGCAACGGTTGATCAACGAAATCCAACCGCTTCCACACCAAAGGGTCTATTTTTCCTATTATATATATGGTGAACCCTATTATATCTTTGACCCCTCAATCACGGTGGTTTTGGAACCAGATGTAGAAGTTTTGCTTATTTGCGCCATAGCTCGAACGGATTACCTCGTCAGTTACTTGAACGAACAGGTAGGTAAAGTTCGTTTATTGGAATATGAGGACCATCATTACTTTAGCAAATTCGATATATCCAATCTGAGGGGGTCTTATGATCGAATGAGTGATGTCGAAAAAGTAGTGGTATTAACCACCGAAAAAGATGCTATGCGCTTGGAATTACACCGCGCGTATTTGATTGAACACGAAGTACCTATCTTTGCTTTACCCGTTGAAGTGAGTTTTCATTTCGAGGAAGGAGAAGTGTTTGACCAGCAGGTAAAAGATTTTTTATTGAATTTTAAAGTATAA
- a CDS encoding 1-acyl-sn-glycerol-3-phosphate acyltransferase, with the protein MSSGPFMSLVYLLLKALVKLILRLFYPQTTVIGGERLDFKGPAILISNHPNTLMDPLQVASRVRKQLFFLANASLFKSPFTNWLFNTLYCIPIKRKQDDGGKKGISNEDSFARCDEFLGAGGVLYIAPEGGSEMERRLRPFKTGTARIAISAEQKQAFQLGLTILPVGLNYDRPNHFGTKCLVKVGEPVRVADWQSRYEADPNKTIKALTEHLEAQTRSLVIDTKDAAQETLHRQLEELLQNEKPLPVVEDFRRSQQLAEDLKEWAEAQPLTYKKLEDSTKAYQVLLGQSNITDIDVKKNAKGNALSWFGLLLGFPFFLYGAINHLFAAGIPALVARKIDIYIGYQATVKAMAALVSFPLFYWLQYKMMAWGLPAPAPLIYLLSLPIMGWFAWQYWGYWKSMKKQWTFDRLTPETKRQLLVHRESICSQLR; encoded by the coding sequence GTGAGTTCAGGCCCATTTATGTCATTGGTTTATTTGCTGCTGAAAGCATTGGTGAAGCTGATCCTTCGGCTTTTTTATCCCCAGACAACGGTAATTGGAGGAGAGCGACTGGACTTTAAGGGACCAGCGATCCTTATTAGTAATCATCCGAATACGCTGATGGATCCGTTGCAAGTAGCTTCAAGGGTGCGCAAGCAGCTCTTTTTCCTGGCGAATGCTAGTTTGTTTAAATCCCCTTTTACAAATTGGCTATTTAATACCCTTTATTGTATCCCTATAAAACGAAAACAAGATGATGGGGGTAAAAAAGGGATAAGCAATGAAGATTCTTTTGCACGTTGTGATGAATTTTTAGGTGCTGGTGGGGTGTTGTATATCGCCCCTGAAGGAGGGAGTGAAATGGAGCGTAGACTTCGACCTTTTAAAACAGGAACTGCCCGAATCGCTATCAGTGCGGAACAAAAACAAGCCTTTCAACTGGGCTTAACGATTCTACCGGTCGGCCTGAATTACGATCGACCCAATCATTTTGGTACAAAATGCCTCGTGAAGGTCGGCGAGCCAGTGCGTGTAGCGGACTGGCAGTCCCGCTATGAGGCCGATCCTAACAAAACGATCAAAGCGCTAACAGAGCACCTGGAAGCACAAACCCGATCCCTGGTCATAGATACTAAGGATGCAGCGCAGGAAACCTTACACCGGCAACTGGAGGAACTACTGCAAAATGAAAAGCCGTTACCTGTAGTGGAAGATTTCCGGAGGAGTCAGCAATTGGCGGAGGATTTAAAGGAATGGGCGGAAGCGCAGCCTTTGACATACAAAAAATTAGAGGATAGCACAAAAGCGTACCAGGTTTTACTTGGACAGTCCAATATTACGGATATTGACGTGAAAAAAAATGCCAAAGGAAATGCCCTGAGCTGGTTCGGCTTGCTTCTTGGGTTTCCCTTTTTTCTTTATGGTGCTATCAATCACCTGTTTGCAGCGGGGATTCCTGCTTTAGTTGCCAGGAAAATAGATATTTACATTGGGTATCAAGCAACGGTTAAGGCGATGGCCGCATTAGTCAGTTTTCCCTTGTTTTACTGGTTGCAATATAAGATGATGGCTTGGGGTTTGCCTGCACCAGCACCTTTAATCTATTTGTTAAGCCTGCCCATCATGGGGTGGTTCGCCTGGCAATACTGGGGATATTGGAAAAGTATGAAAAAGCAATGGACTTTTGATCGACTAACACCTGAAACCAAAAGACAGTTGCTTGTACACAGAGAATCCATATGCTCCCAACTAAGGTAG
- a CDS encoding amidohydrolase translates to MRYITLIVCLLIGSAFTAPDLPLVDSKLIKADIPYLLAFYKNIHQHPEISLEEKETSKTLAKELRGLGFEVTENFGGYGVVGIFKNGEGPMVLYRTDMDALPMAEKTDLAYASKQVIDYNGQQTGTMHSCGHDMHMTTWLGTARTLVKMKDQWKGTLMLIGQPAEEIGAGAKLMLDAGLYQKFGVPDYGMGLHSSPTIPAGQVGFGKGFVMANTESIDIKVFGIGAHGASPHMSIDPVVIASMMVMELQTIVSRNLKPIEAAVVTVGAIQGGIKHNIIPDEVTLKLTVRTYTQEVRKMIHKRIKEIARGVAIAAGLSDDKMPEVIIPDDYTPANYNTPALVDKMWSSASKAIGQENVVEAEPQMVGEDFARYGQTEDNVPTVLFWLGTVPEQRIASGDLPGLHSPFYYPAPEQSIETGVTVASQVLLDIFNGEGQ, encoded by the coding sequence ATGCGATACATCACTTTAATCGTTTGCCTACTGATAGGCTCAGCTTTTACCGCTCCTGATCTACCTTTGGTCGATTCCAAACTCATAAAAGCGGATATTCCTTACCTCTTGGCATTTTACAAAAACATCCACCAACATCCCGAGATTTCTCTGGAGGAGAAGGAAACGTCCAAAACTTTGGCTAAAGAACTGCGCGGGTTAGGATTTGAGGTAACGGAGAATTTTGGTGGATATGGGGTGGTAGGGATTTTTAAAAACGGAGAAGGGCCAATGGTCTTGTACCGAACCGACATGGATGCCCTCCCGATGGCCGAAAAAACGGACCTAGCCTATGCCAGTAAGCAGGTGATTGATTATAATGGACAGCAGACAGGTACCATGCATTCGTGTGGCCATGATATGCATATGACCACCTGGCTTGGTACCGCCCGAACCCTGGTTAAGATGAAAGACCAATGGAAAGGAACCTTAATGCTGATCGGACAGCCAGCAGAAGAGATTGGCGCAGGAGCTAAATTGATGTTGGATGCTGGGTTGTATCAAAAATTTGGCGTGCCTGACTACGGGATGGGCCTGCATTCTAGTCCTACGATTCCTGCGGGTCAAGTTGGTTTTGGAAAAGGTTTCGTCATGGCTAATACAGAAAGCATAGATATCAAAGTATTCGGAATAGGAGCACATGGCGCATCACCGCATATGTCTATCGATCCAGTCGTCATTGCGAGTATGATGGTAATGGAATTGCAAACCATTGTTAGCCGAAATTTAAAACCTATTGAGGCAGCCGTGGTGACCGTCGGCGCTATTCAGGGCGGTATAAAGCACAATATCATACCCGATGAGGTCACCTTAAAGCTGACGGTAAGAACCTATACCCAAGAAGTGCGAAAAATGATCCATAAGCGAATCAAAGAAATTGCACGTGGGGTGGCTATTGCGGCGGGCTTGTCTGATGATAAAATGCCTGAAGTGATTATTCCTGATGACTATACGCCCGCCAATTACAATACTCCCGCATTGGTGGATAAAATGTGGTCCTCGGCAAGTAAAGCGATTGGCCAAGAAAATGTCGTGGAGGCTGAGCCACAAATGGTTGGAGAAGACTTTGCGCGTTACGGCCAGACGGAGGATAATGTTCCGACTGTTTTATTTTGGCTAGGAACGGTCCCTGAACAACGAATAGCTTCAGGTGATTTACCCGGGCTCCACTCCCCTTTTTATTATCCGGCACCTGAGCAAAGCATCGAGACAGGGGTAACGGTGGCAAGCCAGGTTTTGTTGGACATTTTTAATGGCGAGGGGCAATAA
- a CDS encoding DUF6702 family protein, which yields MNLFYQYLLVIQFFQPLAAEEVPLHALHLATIQIYHPGHSKIANMSIKVFSDDLQSAIRNADDRFTPGPLETLFENNEKLVAKYFYSHLQLEIDGHATIFTLAKWESQNDVFLLTFQIACPEVWQNIHFQADFFMELFSDQSNVLSLVHGEEKQFARLTKQSTSYRVSF from the coding sequence ATGAATCTATTCTATCAATATCTGCTTGTTATTCAATTTTTTCAGCCGCTTGCCGCTGAGGAGGTGCCGCTTCACGCCTTACACTTGGCGACCATCCAAATATATCACCCCGGACATAGCAAGATAGCCAATATGTCGATCAAAGTTTTTTCCGATGACCTGCAAAGCGCTATTCGGAATGCGGATGATCGCTTCACTCCAGGACCTTTGGAAACATTATTTGAAAACAATGAAAAACTGGTCGCAAAGTATTTTTACAGCCATCTGCAATTGGAAATTGATGGCCATGCCACGATTTTTACCTTGGCCAAATGGGAGTCGCAAAATGATGTTTTCCTATTAACCTTTCAAATTGCCTGCCCTGAGGTATGGCAAAATATACATTTTCAAGCTGACTTTTTTATGGAGCTTTTTTCAGACCAATCGAATGTACTTAGCCTCGTCCACGGAGAAGAAAAACAATTCGCTCGCTTGACTAAACAAAGCACCAGTTATCGGGTAAGCTTCTAA
- a CDS encoding cupin domain-containing protein: MEVVNINEKFSKFSDHWNPRIAGSLNGQHVKLVKIKGNFIWHSHAEEDEMFLVIAGTLHMDFRDKSVVIQAGEFIIVPRGVEHRPWTEGEEEVQVMLFEPDSTVNTGAIRSDRTREKLEEI; encoded by the coding sequence ATGGAAGTCGTAAACATTAATGAAAAGTTTTCCAAATTTTCTGACCATTGGAACCCTCGCATTGCTGGGTCACTCAACGGACAGCATGTCAAGCTGGTCAAAATAAAAGGCAATTTTATCTGGCATAGCCATGCGGAAGAGGATGAAATGTTCCTGGTGATTGCAGGTACGCTTCACATGGATTTTCGCGATAAAAGTGTTGTCATCCAAGCAGGAGAATTTATTATTGTACCAAGAGGTGTGGAGCATCGCCCTTGGACGGAAGGAGAAGAGGAGGTCCAGGTCATGCTTTTTGAGCCAGATTCAACGGTCAACACCGGTGCTATTCGGAGTGATCGGACTAGAGAAAAATTGGAGGAAATATAA
- a CDS encoding lysophospholipid acyltransferase family protein → MRASAKQSLPKVRLSYSEVDDPWVKRLLIGAIEHATGRRKLEKVYSEIKAQQPTSLELWELMLHKLRLFINYDAYQLAKIPAEGPIIFVSNHPFGVVDGVLLGYLASRVRPNFCVLVNGVLCTEELLQPYFLPIDFRETREALQTNINTRNETLRRLKAGEALAIFPAGGVATSPKLWGKAEDLEWKRFVIKMIQQTKATVIPIYVHGQNSRLFQIASHLSMNLRLSLLLHEVRNKMGRQLYLDIGDPIPFEELSGIKDRQALLDHLRTLTFSLKKQPN, encoded by the coding sequence ATGAGGGCTTCCGCTAAACAGTCATTACCTAAGGTGAGGTTAAGCTATTCCGAAGTGGACGATCCATGGGTGAAACGACTTTTGATTGGTGCAATTGAGCATGCTACTGGACGGCGAAAGCTAGAAAAGGTTTATAGTGAAATAAAAGCCCAGCAGCCGACTTCCCTTGAGTTATGGGAGCTGATGCTACACAAATTGAGACTTTTTATCAATTATGATGCGTATCAACTGGCTAAAATTCCCGCAGAAGGCCCTATTATTTTTGTTTCTAATCATCCGTTTGGTGTAGTCGATGGGGTATTACTGGGTTATTTAGCTTCCAGGGTAAGGCCAAATTTCTGTGTCTTGGTCAATGGTGTACTCTGCACCGAAGAACTTTTGCAGCCTTACTTTTTACCCATCGATTTCCGAGAGACGCGTGAGGCACTTCAAACCAACATTAATACCCGTAATGAAACCCTTCGGCGACTAAAAGCAGGCGAGGCCCTTGCTATTTTCCCTGCTGGAGGTGTCGCCACCTCTCCTAAACTTTGGGGCAAAGCAGAAGACCTAGAATGGAAACGGTTTGTGATAAAAATGATACAACAGACCAAGGCCACCGTTATCCCCATTTATGTACATGGCCAAAACAGTCGACTTTTCCAAATAGCTAGCCACCTGAGTATGAATTTGCGATTAAGCTTATTATTACACGAGGTACGAAATAAAATGGGGCGGCAATTATACCTCGATATTGGAGACCCCATTCCTTTTGAAGAACTATCGGGCATAAAAGACCGGCAGGCGCTACTTGATCACCTGAGGACCCTGACCTTTAGTTTGAAGAAACAACCTAATTAA
- a CDS encoding helix-turn-helix domain-containing protein, whose translation MIHLDVVTFFASLGTIHSLFFSILLWFRQKNRLSNRLLAAFFFVTSIRIAKNIVVHIRVMDPHFPISNEMWRLGVNVGLIHQLAIGPLFFLYFKSLLQKEFSLKPRHLLHFTPYLALLPFSGVLAWPFWSDGGLYASYAHILIYYLMAFTLWRRSRHDRSNEEMIKKIKWLRLLLLLAGILMLIYSPALFKYTGYIGGALLYALGVYVISVGLLKDQRTQQKRKYETSALTDIASKKLQIRLLNTMEVEKIYLDPELSLTKLAEKLNISPTYLSQVINQHFQTSYADFVNTYRLQEAKNKLAQPQNAIYSISSLAFDSGFNSLSTFNTLFKKENQMTPSQYRAKFMKE comes from the coding sequence ATGATCCATCTGGATGTAGTTACCTTTTTTGCCAGTTTGGGCACTATACATAGCTTATTTTTCAGCATTCTTCTTTGGTTCCGACAAAAGAACCGGTTATCAAATCGATTATTAGCGGCCTTTTTCTTTGTCACCAGTATCCGAATAGCTAAGAATATTGTCGTTCATATCCGGGTGATGGACCCCCATTTTCCCATATCTAATGAGATGTGGCGCTTAGGGGTAAATGTTGGGTTAATTCACCAATTAGCCATTGGGCCTTTGTTTTTTTTGTATTTTAAATCTCTTTTGCAAAAAGAATTTAGCTTAAAACCTAGGCACTTATTACATTTCACACCCTATCTGGCTTTGCTTCCCTTCTCAGGTGTTTTAGCTTGGCCCTTTTGGAGTGATGGCGGATTATATGCCTCCTATGCACATATTCTAATTTACTATTTAATGGCTTTTACCTTATGGCGGAGAAGTAGACATGATAGGTCGAATGAAGAAATGATAAAAAAGATCAAATGGCTGCGACTGCTATTGCTACTAGCTGGAATACTCATGCTGATTTACTCTCCTGCCTTATTCAAATACACAGGTTATATTGGGGGTGCATTGCTTTATGCCTTAGGCGTTTATGTGATAAGTGTAGGATTGTTGAAGGACCAGCGTACACAGCAGAAAAGGAAATATGAGACCTCTGCATTGACTGATATAGCATCAAAAAAACTCCAAATTCGATTGTTGAATACGATGGAAGTAGAAAAAATATACCTCGATCCTGAATTGAGTTTAACCAAATTGGCAGAAAAATTGAATATTTCACCAACCTATTTGTCTCAAGTGATTAATCAACATTTTCAGACTTCCTATGCCGATTTTGTAAATACTTACCGCTTGCAAGAAGCCAAAAACAAGTTAGCCCAACCCCAAAATGCCATTTACAGCATTTCTAGCCTGGCTTTCGATAGCGGCTTCAATTCTTTATCGACCTTTAATACACTCTTTAAAAAAGAGAATCAAATGACGCCATCTCAGTACCGCGCAAAATTCATGAAAGAATAG